One Solea senegalensis isolate Sse05_10M linkage group LG21, IFAPA_SoseM_1, whole genome shotgun sequence DNA segment encodes these proteins:
- the LOC122758626 gene encoding ethylmalonyl-CoA decarboxylase-like, with protein MALCAVMLQILKSRSGCGAWGRLLQRQSSSGVYSSVHAFDEAEIREKLQAFPGGSIDLFKQDSGIAVLTVNNPSRMNALSGGMMVDLEERVSELENWTDGKGLILCGAAETFCSGSDLNAVRAISNPQDGMKMSMFMQNTLTRLLRLPLISVALVEGRALGGGAELTTACDFRLMASDSVCEDRRGIADFVADIIGDEEFAAYVTVEMSLRKTG; from the exons atggcTTTGTGTGCAGTGATGCTGCAAATTCTCAAAAGCAGAAGTGGCTGTGGAGCCTGGGGCAG gttgctgcagagacagagtAGCAGTGGTGTTTATTCCAGCGTTCATGCCTTTGACGAGGCAGAGATCAGAGAGAAGCTCCAGGCTTTTCCTGGTGGCTCCATCGATCTGTTCAAACAGGACTCTGGCATAGCTGTGCTGACTGTCAACAACCCATCTCGCATGAACGCCCTCTCAG GCGGTATGATGGTGGATCTGGAGGAACGGGTGAGCGAGCTGGAGAACTGGACAGATGGCAAAGGCCTCATTCTCTGTGGTGCTGCTGAGACTTTCTGCTCTGGGTCAGACCTCAATGCTGTAAGGGCGATATCAAACCCACAG GATGGGATGAAGATGAGTATGTTCATGCAGAACACTCTTACGAGACTACTCAG GCTGCCTCTGATCTCTGTTGCTTTGGTGGAGGGGAGGGCTCTCGGAGGAGGTGCAGAACTCACCACTGCCTGTGATTTCAG GTTAATGGCATCCGACAGTGTGTgcgaggatcgcagaggcattgcTGACTTCGTTGCTGACATCATTGGCGAT GAGGAGTTTGCAGCGTATGTTACCGTGGAGATGAGCCTGAGGAAAACAGGCTAA